The following are encoded together in the Roseivirga misakiensis genome:
- a CDS encoding aspartate kinase — protein sequence MQVLKFGGTSVGKPERMKAVAEIITRNDEPKIVVLSALSGTTNALVSIGEALAKDKKEAASEQIAALKAHYEVFIEALLASDEKRSEALAIIKEHFEFFSITLKISFNEALNRDILAQGELMSTKLFTLYLQEAGINAALLPALDFMRTNEEGEPDLERISADITEKLKHFENVPLLITQGFICKNHRGEIDNLQRGGSDYTASLIGAAINASEIQIWTDIDGMHNNDPRVVDKTFPIAELSFDEAAELAYFGAKILHPASIWPAQKYSIPVKLLNTMQPEAKGTVISKSTNSDDVKALAAKDGIIAIKVKSSRMLLAYGFLRKIFEIFEKYKTPIDMITTSEVAVSVTIDEAEHLEKIVSELSQFGQVEVDNGQTIICVVGNFVAERKGIVNKIFEALEEVPIRMISYGGSRHNISLLTDSANKEHSLRRLNEHLFGL from the coding sequence ATGCAAGTATTAAAATTTGGAGGAACTTCGGTTGGTAAACCGGAGCGCATGAAAGCGGTTGCTGAAATCATTACGAGAAATGATGAACCGAAAATTGTGGTACTCTCCGCCCTTTCAGGTACCACCAACGCACTAGTGAGTATTGGAGAGGCATTAGCTAAGGATAAAAAGGAAGCAGCAAGCGAGCAAATTGCAGCATTGAAGGCCCATTATGAGGTGTTTATTGAGGCGCTTCTTGCTAGTGATGAAAAACGCTCGGAAGCTTTAGCGATTATCAAGGAACATTTCGAGTTCTTCAGTATCACTTTAAAAATCTCCTTTAATGAAGCCCTGAATAGAGATATTCTGGCCCAAGGAGAACTCATGTCTACCAAACTCTTTACGCTTTACTTGCAAGAAGCAGGAATCAACGCTGCGCTATTGCCTGCTTTAGATTTTATGCGAACCAATGAAGAGGGCGAGCCAGACCTTGAGCGCATATCAGCCGATATCACGGAAAAACTAAAACATTTTGAAAATGTACCCTTGCTGATAACGCAAGGCTTCATCTGTAAAAACCATAGGGGAGAAATTGACAATTTGCAGCGAGGAGGAAGCGACTATACCGCCTCACTTATTGGAGCCGCAATCAATGCCTCGGAAATCCAAATTTGGACGGATATTGATGGAATGCATAACAACGACCCGCGCGTAGTAGATAAAACCTTCCCAATCGCGGAGTTGTCGTTCGATGAAGCTGCCGAGTTAGCCTATTTCGGAGCGAAAATCCTTCACCCTGCTTCTATTTGGCCAGCGCAGAAATACAGCATCCCCGTAAAACTATTGAATACCATGCAACCCGAGGCAAAGGGCACAGTGATCAGCAAGTCGACAAATTCAGATGATGTGAAAGCCCTAGCGGCAAAAGATGGCATTATTGCCATCAAAGTGAAGTCTTCTCGAATGCTTTTAGCCTATGGTTTCCTAAGAAAGATTTTCGAGATTTTCGAGAAATATAAAACGCCAATTGATATGATTACCACTTCAGAGGTGGCGGTTTCGGTGACCATAGATGAAGCGGAGCATTTGGAGAAAATCGTATCCGAATTGAGCCAATTTGGTCAGGTAGAAGTGGACAATGGTCAGACGATTATCTGCGTTGTAGGTAATTTTGTAGCTGAACGAAAAGGTATCGTCAATAAGATATTTGAAGCCCTAGAAGAAGTGCCGATTCGTATGATATCTTACGGTGGAAGTCGCCATAATATTTCCTTATTGACGGATAGCGCCAATAAAGAACATTCTTTAAGACGGCTAAACGAGCACCTCTTCGGCTTATAA
- the ribH gene encoding 6,7-dimethyl-8-ribityllumazine synthase, with translation MASSIKNLSDYSSKNVKDIKDSTFAIVVSEWNEEVTEALYEGAMETLISHGADKKNIVRKNVPGSFELSLAAQWMAQEEAIDAVICIGCVVQGETKHFDFICDAVAHGITNVSLKYNKPVIFGVLTPNTQKQALDRAGGKHGNKGDEAAITAIKMLGF, from the coding sequence ATGGCTTCAAGTATTAAAAACCTCAGCGATTATAGCAGCAAGAATGTAAAGGATATCAAAGACAGCACTTTTGCCATTGTTGTTTCCGAATGGAATGAGGAAGTAACCGAAGCTCTTTATGAGGGCGCAATGGAAACATTAATCAGCCATGGTGCAGATAAGAAAAACATTGTTCGAAAAAATGTACCCGGTAGCTTCGAGCTATCTCTAGCGGCCCAGTGGATGGCCCAAGAAGAAGCTATTGACGCTGTTATTTGTATCGGCTGTGTGGTTCAGGGTGAAACCAAGCACTTCGACTTTATCTGCGACGCTGTGGCGCATGGTATTACGAATGTATCGCTGAAGTATAATAAGCCGGTGATTTTTGGTGTACTTACCCCAAACACGCAAAAGCAGGCTTTAGACAGAGCAGGAGGAAAACACGGAAACAAAGGAGACGAAGCCGCCATTACGGCCATCAAAATGTTGGGCTTCTAA
- a CDS encoding tetratricopeptide repeat protein, whose amino-acid sequence MTKNTSSEETKSSNSEPNTLQRFKNEAGPVGYIGAIIGVAILLGTSLYFYLDIQKQKKNATAQNEIFQAQYYYEKDSIDAGLLGDGRNLGFIDIIDIYSGTEVANLAHFYAGASYLKKREYQKAVDYLQKFSTSEEIVMARAEKLLGDAYMELGNFTDASKNYMKAAKTVNDQFFSPGYLMKAALAFERASDLTAAIDAIDQVINKYEDSAEYNDARKHKARLEALAGN is encoded by the coding sequence ATGACGAAGAACACTTCTTCAGAGGAAACAAAATCAAGCAATTCTGAGCCGAATACCCTTCAAAGGTTCAAGAATGAGGCGGGGCCAGTTGGCTATATCGGCGCTATCATTGGTGTAGCTATTCTTTTAGGTACTAGTTTATACTTCTATTTAGATATTCAGAAACAAAAGAAGAACGCTACTGCCCAAAACGAGATTTTTCAGGCTCAATACTATTACGAAAAAGACAGTATTGATGCAGGTCTTTTAGGTGATGGCCGAAACCTAGGTTTTATCGATATCATCGATATTTATAGCGGTACTGAAGTGGCAAACTTAGCGCACTTTTACGCTGGTGCTTCTTACCTAAAGAAAAGAGAATATCAAAAAGCGGTCGATTACCTTCAAAAGTTCAGTACTTCTGAAGAGATCGTAATGGCAAGAGCTGAAAAACTGCTCGGTGATGCCTACATGGAGCTAGGTAACTTTACTGATGCTTCTAAAAACTACATGAAGGCAGCCAAAACAGTTAATGATCAGTTCTTTTCACCTGGTTATTTAATGAAAGCAGCACTTGCGTTTGAGCGAGCTTCTGATTTAACAGCTGCGATTGATGCAATCGATCAGGTGATCAATAAATATGAAGATTCAGCAGAGTACAATGATGCTCGAAAACATAAAGCAAGGCTAGAAGCCCTTGCCGGAAATTAA
- the pdhA gene encoding pyruvate dehydrogenase (acetyl-transferring) E1 component subunit alpha — protein sequence MAATKTTRKTKATKKPKFGKDDYMFWFENMLLQRRFEEKAGQLYGQQKIKGFCHLYIGQEACSSGSVSALKEGDKWITAYRDHGQPLALGTDPNAVMAELMAKATGVSKGKGGSMHMFDKEKGFFGGHGIVGGQVPLGAGIAFAEKFNKTDNLCICMMGDGAVRQGAFHEALNMAMTWKLPVIFVIENNGYAMGTSVERTSNVRELYTLAEAFDMPSAPVDAMHPENVHVAVEEAAERARRGDGPTLLEFRTYRFKGHSMSDPAKYRSKEEVAEYKGKDPIEQVREKILSSKWATEDELKAIDTRIKSEVEATVKFAEESPYPDPSEAFKDVYVQEDYPYITE from the coding sequence ATGGCTGCAACAAAAACGACGCGCAAAACTAAGGCTACCAAGAAACCTAAATTCGGTAAAGACGATTACATGTTCTGGTTTGAGAATATGTTGTTACAGAGAAGGTTCGAAGAAAAAGCTGGACAACTTTATGGCCAGCAAAAAATCAAAGGCTTTTGCCACCTATACATCGGGCAAGAAGCTTGTTCAAGCGGATCGGTAAGTGCTTTGAAAGAAGGTGACAAATGGATCACCGCTTATCGTGATCACGGTCAGCCGCTGGCACTAGGAACCGACCCGAACGCTGTAATGGCTGAACTTATGGCTAAAGCCACTGGTGTTTCTAAAGGAAAAGGTGGTTCAATGCATATGTTCGACAAAGAAAAAGGCTTCTTTGGTGGACATGGTATCGTCGGTGGCCAAGTACCATTGGGAGCAGGAATTGCCTTTGCTGAAAAATTCAACAAAACCGATAACCTATGCATCTGTATGATGGGTGACGGTGCGGTAAGACAGGGTGCCTTCCACGAAGCACTAAACATGGCCATGACTTGGAAACTTCCAGTAATCTTTGTGATTGAAAACAATGGTTACGCCATGGGAACTTCGGTTGAAAGAACCTCTAACGTGAGAGAGCTTTATACCTTAGCTGAAGCTTTTGATATGCCTTCAGCACCAGTAGATGCCATGCATCCAGAAAATGTGCATGTTGCCGTTGAGGAAGCTGCTGAAAGAGCACGAAGAGGCGATGGCCCTACGCTTCTTGAGTTTAGAACTTATAGATTTAAAGGACATTCAATGTCTGACCCTGCGAAATATAGAAGTAAGGAAGAAGTTGCTGAATACAAAGGCAAAGACCCTATTGAGCAGGTAAGAGAAAAGATTTTGAGTAGCAAATGGGCTACTGAAGATGAGCTAAAAGCGATCGATACACGTATCAAATCTGAGGTAGAAGCTACGGTGAAATTTGCAGAGGAGTCTCCTTACCCAGACCCTTCTGAGGCTTTCAAAGATGTATACGTTCAAGAAGACTATCCTTATATAACAGAATAG
- the recF gene encoding DNA replication/repair protein RecF (All proteins in this family for which functions are known are DNA-binding proteins that assist the filamentation of RecA onto DNA for the initiation of recombination or recombinational repair.): MHLESIRLANFKNYPEANLEFSQEINCFLGKNGSGKTNLLDAIFYLSFTKSAGPSLDGQCIRHEEQFFSIKGAFRQEEKQKMVLCGLQTGKKKLVKLDDKPYKKASEHVGKFPVVMIAPNDTDVIRGSSEDRRKFFDAIIAQVDQIYLQNLIQYNHTLKQRNSLLKQFAERDFFDRDLLDAFTDKLIDLGQQIFQVRQKFLESFRVLVNDHYQNLSEASEAVDLQYESQFAGDIRSAFQESERKDLILKRTNVGIHKDEFPFLMEDKPIKKFGSQGQQKSYLIALKLANFDYLYQEKEVKPLLLLDDIFDKLDDFRITKLVEMVASETFGQIFVTDARPERTLGIFEKMDQEVKMFAIESGQVEQMG; encoded by the coding sequence ATGCACCTCGAATCCATTCGGCTCGCCAATTTCAAAAATTACCCTGAGGCAAACCTTGAGTTTTCTCAGGAAATCAATTGCTTTTTGGGGAAGAATGGTTCGGGTAAAACCAACCTCTTAGATGCGATTTTTTACCTGTCATTCACAAAGAGTGCTGGTCCATCGCTCGACGGTCAATGCATTCGGCACGAAGAGCAGTTTTTCTCTATAAAAGGGGCTTTTAGGCAAGAAGAAAAGCAAAAAATGGTGCTTTGTGGTTTGCAGACAGGCAAGAAGAAGTTGGTGAAACTCGACGACAAACCGTACAAAAAAGCGAGCGAGCATGTGGGTAAATTTCCTGTGGTGATGATTGCCCCGAACGACACGGATGTTATACGGGGGTCAAGTGAAGATCGGCGGAAGTTCTTCGATGCAATTATTGCTCAAGTGGATCAAATCTACTTACAAAATTTAATTCAGTACAATCATACCTTAAAACAGCGCAATAGCCTTTTAAAGCAATTTGCCGAAAGGGACTTTTTTGACAGAGATTTATTGGATGCTTTCACAGATAAACTGATTGATCTGGGACAGCAAATTTTTCAAGTGCGACAAAAATTTTTGGAGTCATTTCGAGTGTTGGTCAATGATCACTACCAAAACCTCTCGGAAGCAAGTGAGGCGGTAGACTTGCAATATGAGTCTCAATTTGCTGGTGATATACGATCGGCTTTCCAGGAAAGTGAACGGAAAGATCTGATTCTGAAAAGGACAAATGTCGGGATTCATAAAGATGAGTTTCCTTTTTTAATGGAAGATAAACCAATCAAAAAGTTTGGATCGCAAGGTCAGCAGAAGTCATATTTGATCGCGCTGAAACTTGCCAATTTTGATTATCTGTATCAAGAAAAAGAGGTTAAGCCACTACTGCTGTTAGACGATATTTTCGATAAGCTGGATGATTTTAGAATTACGAAACTCGTCGAAATGGTTGCTTCAGAAACATTTGGGCAGATTTTTGTCACCGATGCCCGACCAGAACGAACTTTGGGAATCTTCGAGAAAATGGATCAGGAAGTGAAGATGTTTGCAATAGAATCAGGGCAGGTTGAGCAGATGGGCTGA